CCTCGCTGACCAGCCGGGAGATCTCCACCAGCTGGTCACCAACCTGGGTCAGCTCTTCCTGAAAAACCTTACGCACGTAGGCGTCCTTTCCTTGTAACTCCCGCCGGCCCGGTCCGGGCAGCAGGAATCGCGTCGCCGTTCGGCACTCCAACTACCCACAATCCCAAAGTCCGGTAAACGGTTAAGCCCTTGCAGGTGAACGTTAGTTGAACCGTCCGCCCAAGGGGCCGGGACGCGCCGTTTGGCCTTCATATACAGCATAAGGTGGACCTGTGGATCCTATGCTTATCGGCCTGGTGGCCGGCCTTATCGGCCTGGCGCTCGGTACGTTCGGCGTGCTCGCTTTCCGGGTCAGTGAGAAACAGCGGCAATTGCTGGACGTTGACGCCGGCGAGCTCGCGCTGCCGGCGGGCGCTGCGGAGGTGCTTGCCGTCGTCGGACGCGCCTTTGTGGTGGTGGACGCGGTGGACGGTGTGGTCCGTGCCAACCCGGCCGCCTATGCCTACGGCCTGGTCCGCGGCCACACGGTGGTCCATAAGGAACTGCTGGACATGACCGCCGGGGTCCGCCGCGATGGCGTCATCCTCGAAAGGAAGCTGGAACTTCCCCGCGGTCCCCTCGGCCAGGGAACCATCATTGTCCAGGTCCGGGCGGCGATGCTCGGGGAGGAATACATCCTGCTGCTTGCGGACGACCGCACCGAGATCACCAGGACAGAAGAGATCCGGAACGATTTCGTAGCCAACGTTTCCCACGAGCTGAAGACGCCGGTGGGCGCCATCTCACTGCTGGCCGAAGCCCTGGAGTCCTCGGCGGACGACGAACTGGCCGTCCGGCGCTTCGCCAAGCGAATGCACAAGGAATCCGGCCGGCTCGCCGCATTGGTCCAGGACATCATCGAACTTTCCCGACTGCAGGGAGCAAGCGTCACCCAGCAGGGCCGCCCGGTTGACGTCAATGCCGTGATCGCCGAGGCAGTGGACCGGTCCCAGCTTCCCGCGGAGAGCAAGAACATCCGCATTGTGGTGGGTGGCCGGACCGAGGCGAAGGTCTTCGGGGACCAGGACCTGCTGGTGACCGCGCTGCGCAACCTGATCGACAACGCCATTAGGTACTCCCCGGAGAACACACGGGTGGGAATCGGCGTACGCAGTCGGGAAGGGCTTGTTTCCATTTCCGTTACGGACCAGGGGGAGGGCCTCAGCCCCGAGGACCAGGAACGCGTCTTTGAACGCTTCTACCGGGTGGATTCAGCCCGCTCCCGCCACACCGGGGGGACAGGCCTTGGCTTGAGCATCGTCAAACACGTTGCGTCCAACCACGGCGGGGAAGTGACCCTCTGGTCCCAGCCAGGGCAGGGCTCCACCTTCACCCTCCGGCTTCCCGAGATGGAGGGACAGGAAGGCGGGGAAGAAACACCTGCTACCGCCACCACCGCCGCCGGTCCCGCGCGGGCGGGAACCGCAGGGTCCGAAAAGCCAACTGTTACCCAAGTACCCGGCGCCACCGGCGCCACCGAACGAGGAGCAAAAGCTTGAGCAGGATTTTGATTGTTGAGGATGAGGAGTCGTTCAGCGATCCGCTGTCCTATTTGCTGGGCAAGGAAGGTTTTGAGGTCGAAGTCGTGGACAACGGCCTGGACGCCATCACCGAGTTCGACCGGAACGGGGCGGACCTGGTGCTGCTGGATTTGCAGCTTCCCGGGCTGTCCGGCACCGAAGTGTGCCGCCAGCTCCGCCAGCGGTCCAGTGTCCCGGTGATCATGCTGACGGCCAAGGACGCGGAAATCGACAAGGTGGTGGGCCTGGAACTCGGCGCGGACGACTACGTCACCAAGCCCTACTCCTCCCGCGAACTGGTGGCCAGGGTCAGGGCAGTGCTGCGGCGCCAGGGCGAGCCGGAGGAACTCATTTCTTCCACAGTGCAGGCCGGCCCTGTCCGGATGGACATTGAACGGCATGTGGTCAGCGTGGGCGGCGAGCAGGTGCTGCTGCCGCTGAAGGAGTTCGAGCTCCTCGAAATGCTCCTGCGCAATTCAGGCCGGGTGCTGACCCGCGGCCAGCTCATCGATCGGGTCTGGGGCTCTGACTACGTCGGCGACACCAAGACCCTCGACGTCCACGTGAAGCGGCTGCGCGGAAAGATTGAGCCCGATCCGTCGGCGCCGCGGTTCCTGGTCACCGTGCGGGGGCTTGGCTACAAGTTCGAGCCCTAGAAAGGGCCACCGGCGAAGGGGATGGAAAAGGAGGGGCCGCAAGGGCCCCTCCTTTTCCCTGTCCTGTCGGGCAGTGGACTCAGCCCGGAGCGTTAGTGGCCGGTCCCGCCTGCGCTTTTCGAAGCCGACGGCGACGGCGTGGCCGACGTGCTCGGCGAGGGCGTGCTGCCGGCCGGCAGGTACTCCTTGTACTCCGGCAGCGTGGCATCCAAGACGGGGACCTTCACCGTGTTGCTCACGTTGGTGCCGTCTTCGGTGATCTTGACGTCCACGAGGGAGCCCGGGATTCCTCCGGTGGTGCTGAGGATGGCTTCATCCGAGCTTTCGTTGAGCAGCGTGTAGGAGTTCGCCTTGACCGGAACCTCGGTCTGCGAGCCCTTTGCGCCGTTGACGGTGAGCGTCACGTCCTGGGAAGAAGAGTTGTAGACGGCGCCGATCAGGCGGCCGGGCTGGTCCTCGCCGGAGGAAATGATCAGGATGTTACGCAGCTGGATCGGGCCGAGGTCGGCGACGATGCCGTCCGAGGCAGCGTACTGTTCGCTGGTCTGCTGGGGCGTGATGTAACCGCAGCCGGCGGTCAGCAGGCCCACGCCGAGGGCGGCTGCCGTCAGTGCCAGTTTGCCGCGCTGGGCCCGGGTCATCGCAGTGAAACGCACGTCGCGTACTCCTCAAAGAGTCTTGAAACATTAATCACGCATAGCCTATCCGCAAAGCAGGCCAAACGAGGATTCGAAGCTGTCACATCGGCCTTCCCCGGGACGCGGCACATGCACTATTATCCGCGTTCGTCAAGGGGGTGAAGGGGTCCGATTTGGCCCGTTTTCCGCGTATTCCTGCGGTTCGGCGCCCTCTTCCGGGCCGGTCATATGCCTGAATCGTGATAAACTGGTCAGCGGGAAAGGGGAAATGTCCACATGGTATTTGAGGTCGGCGAGACAGTAGTTTACCCTCACCACGGTGCTGCGAAGATTGAAGAAATCAAGATGCGCACCATCAAGGGCGAAGAGAAAATGTATCTCAAGCTCAAGGTGGCTCAGGGTGATCTGACCATTGAAGTTCCAGCAGAGAACGTTGACCTTGTTGGGGTACGGGACGTAGTGGGCAAGGAAGGCTTGGAGCACGTGTTTGATGTGCTTCGCGCCGAGTTCACCGAAGAACCCACCAACTGGTCGCGCAGGTACAAGGCAAATCTGGAGAAGCTTGCTTCCGGTGACGTCATCAAGGTTGCAGAGGTCGTCCGCGACCTGTGGCGCCGCGATCACGACCGGGGCCTTTCCGCAGGCGAGAAGCGAATGCTGGCCAAGGCCCGGCAGATTCTGATTTCAGAACTGGCGCTGGCTGAAAAGACCGACGAGGAGAAGGCTGCAAGCGTTCTCGACGAGGTCCTGGCTTCCTAAGAATTGAACCCCGGGGGCACCCAAGTGCCGCCGGGGCTTCTTTTTGCCCAAAAGCAGGCCGCGGGCATTCCTCCCGAGGTGTTCAGGCGCCGGCCCTGCAGGGGACGTAGGCTAGTCCGCATGAGCGAAACACCCACCCGCCTGGTCACCGCGGTGATCCTGGTGGCAGCAGGTACAGGGCAAAGGCTGGGTTACGGCATGCCCAAGGCGGCGGTCCCCCTGGGCGGCGAGCCAATCTTGATGCATGCCCTGCGCGGCATCGTCGCATCCGGAGCAGGCAGCCAGGTGTGCGTCGCGCTGCCCCCCGGAGACGACGCCCTCCGCAGCCTGTGCGAGGACTTCCGGCGGGAACTGGCCGACGGAGGCCCGCTACTTTCCATTGTCGACGGCGGCAGCACCCGCGCGGATTCCGTCCGGGCCGGCATGGCAGCCCTGATGGACGGCATAGAAGCGGTGCTGGTGCACGACGCCGCGCGCGCCCTCACCCCCGAGTCCGTCTTCCACCGCGTGGCGGACGCCTTGGCTGCCGGCGCCGTGGCAGTTATTCCTGCCGTAGCGGTAGTGGACACCGTCAAGACGGTAGCTGCCACCACCGGCCCGGACACCGAGCTGGCACCGGAGGTTGTCACCGGGACCGCTCCCCGCGAGGGACTCCGTGCGGTGCAGACGCCGCAGGGCTTCCACCTGGGCACGCTGCTGAAGGCGCACGAAGCCGCGCGGGGCCTGGGCCGGGAAGAGTCCGGCGCCGTCACCGATGACGCAATGCTGGTGGAAATGCTCGGCATCCCCGTCCACGTGGTCCGGGGGTCCACCCAGTCCCTGAAAATAACCACTCCATTGGACCTGATCCTCGCTGAGGGCCTCCTCGAGGGGCCGCTGGGCGCGCGCTGGGTGGAAGGCTAGGAATGGGATCTGCGGACATGGTTATCCCCCGCACCGGAATCGGGCTGGACGTTCACGCCTACGCCACTGAGGACCAGCCCCGCCCGCTGTGGCTGGGCGGACTCCTGTGGCCGGGCGAACGGGGCCTGGCCGGGCACTCCGACGGCGATCCGGTGGCCCATGCCGCCGCCGATGCGCTGTTTTCCGCCGCCGGGGTAGGAGATTTGGGCACGCATTTCGGTACGGACCGGCCGGAGTTTGCCGGCGCCTCCGGCGTCGCGCTGCTGGCCGAGGCTGCGCGGATTGTCCGGGCCGCCGGATTTGAGATCGGCAACGTGGCTGTCCAGTTCGTCGCCAACCGGCCCAAGTTCGGCCCGCGGCGGGAGGAATCCCAACAGGTCCTCAGTGACGCCGCGGACGCGCCCGTCAGCGTCACCGCCACCACCAGCGACCACCTCGGGTTCACCGGCCGCGGTGAAGGCATCGCCGCGGTGGCCACTGCACTTGTCTACCCGAGGCCGCACCTTCCCATCAGCTAATCTGGAGCGGTGACCCTGCGCTTCTATGACACTGCCTCCGCCGAAGTCCGGAACTTCGTCCCCATCGTCGAGGGCAAAGCCAGCCTCTACTACTGCGGGGCCACCGTGCAGGGCATGCCCCACGTAGGCCACATCCGCTCGGCCATTGCCTTTGACCAGCTCACCCGCTGGTTGGTTCACCGCGGGCTCCGGGTCACGGTGGTCCGAAACGTCACGGACATCGACGACAAAATCCTGGCCAAGTCCGAGGCCTCCTTCGCGCCGGGCTTCACCCCGGAACCTGGCGAAGTGGCCGAGGAAGAGTGGTGGGCACTCGCTTACCGCTATGAGCAGGAATTCCTCAAGGCTTACGACACGCTTGGCGTTTCCCGGCCAACGTACGAGCCCCGCGCCACCGGACACATCCCGGAGATGCACGCCCTCATCCAGCAGCTGATCGACCGCGGCCACGCCTATCCCGCCCTGGACGACTCCGGCGATGTCTACTTCGACGTGCGTTCCTGGAGCAAGTACGGCGCACTGACCCGGCAGAACATCGACGACATGCAGGCAGCCCCGGACGTCGAACCTCAATTCAGCAACAGGAAGAAGGACCCGCGCGACTTCGCCCTGTGGAAGGGGTCCAAAGAAGGAGAGCCGACGACGGCGAGCTGGGCTTCCCCCTGGGGTGCCGGCCGCCCGGGCTGGCACCTGGAATGCTCCGCCATGGTCACCAAGTACCTCGGCGCCGAGTTCGATATCCATGGCGGCGGCCTTGACCTCCGGTTCCCGCACCACGAAAACGAGCTGGCCCAGTCGCAGGCGGCGGGCCACCCGTTCGCCAACTTCTGGATGCACAACGGCATGGTGACCTACGAGGGCGAAAAAATGTCCAAGTCCATCGGCAACACCGTCAGCCCTGCCGAGATGCTGCAACTGGCATCCCCCCGCGTGGTCCGCTACTACCTTGGCCAGGCCCACTACCGCTCAGTGCTGGACTACCGGCCCACGTCCCTCCAGGAGGCCGCGGCCGCCGTCGAACGCATTGATGGTTTTATTGCCAAGGCGACCGCCCGGTTCGGTACCGGCTCCGGCTCAGTTGCCGGCCCCGACGGCTCCTCCGCCGATACCTTGCGCACGTTCGCCGAGGCCATGGACGACGACCTGAACGTCCCGCGTGCGCTGGCCGCCCTGCACGAGACGGTCCGGGCCGGCAACACCGCCCTTGCCGAAGGCGATGACCCCGCCGCCCGTCTCGCGTTAGACACGGTGTCAGTCATGACCGACGTCCTGGGGCTGAATGCCGTGGCAGGTACCGATGCCGGCAACGCCAAGGACAAGGCCGCCCTGGACGTCCTGGTGCAGGCCCAGCTGGAAGCCCGTGCCGCGGCAAGGGCGGAGAAGAACTGGGCGGCATCAGATGCCATCCGGGACACCCTCACCGCTGCCGGCATCCTGGTGGAGGACGGCCCGGACGGCGCAACCTGGAGCCTGAAGCGGGACTGACCGGCGCGTTTCCAGGACAAGCGGGTCCATCCTTGGCAGCCGATTTTTCTTCGGTCAGTAGACTGGTAGGCAGACTCAGTCAGCACAATCAAGGGTGGAACACAATGGCCAACAATGGTCGCCGATCGGTTAAAGCGAAGAAGGGCCCAACCATCGGGACCGGTGGCCATGGCCGCAAGGCCCTGGAAGGCAAAGGCCCCACGCCCAAGGCAGAGGACCGCCCTTACCACAAGGCGCACAAGGCCAAACAGCTCTCTGAGCGGTCTGCGGCCAAGCGCAACCCGGGCGCCCGCAGCGCCGGTGCGGCCAAGTCCGGCCCCAAGGGCCGTGCCACCGAGGAAGTCGTCACCGGGCGCAACTCGGTTGTAGAGGCGCTCCGCGCCGGCATTCCCGCCAAGGCCCTGCACGTGGCCATCCGCATCGAAATGGACGACCGTGTCAAGGAATCCCTGAAGCTCGCCGCCGAGCGGGGCATTCCGCTGCTCGAAACCGGAAAGCCCGAACTGGACCGGATGACCGACGACGCCATCCACCAGGGCCTGGTGCTGCAGATCCCGCCGTACGACTACCAGGACGCCTACGAACTGGCCGAAGATACGGTGGCGAAGTGGAAGAAGGGCCACGTCGCCAACGCCCCGCTCTTCGTTGCCTTGGATGGCATTACCGATCCCCGTAACCTTGGCGCCATCATCCGCTCGGTTTCCGCTTTCAGCGGCCACGGCGTCATTGTCCCGGAACGCCGCTCGGTCGGCGTCACCGCCTCAGCCTGGAAGACCAGCGCCGGCGCCGCTGTCCGCGTGCCGGTGGCACGGGCCTCAAACCTTAACAACGCCCTGAAGCAGTTCAAATCCATGGGGATCTTCGTCCTGGGCCTGGACGGCGACGGCGACGTCTCCCTGCCGGACCTGACCCTGGCGACCGAACCGGTGTGCATCGTGGTGGGTTCGGAAGGAAAGGGACTCAGCCGCCTGGTCCGCGAGAACTGCGACCAGATCGTCTCCATTCCCATCGATTCCGCCATGGAATCCCTCAACGCCTCCATGGCCGTAGGCATCTCCCTGTATGAGGTCTCCCGGCAGCGCGCCGCAAAGTAGGCGCCGGGTTATGGTCATGCCGCTCTTCGACACTGCTTCCACCATGGACGCCTCCACGGCGGTTCCGCTCGGTGTCAGTGTTCCGCGCGCCGGCTCGGACGGGACGGGCAGCAACCATGCAGGACGGGCCAACGTGGCCTGCTATGCGCCTGGCGTATCCAGCCTGGAGGTCGTCTACGCCGCCCCGGGCGGGGAGTGGCGGACCCAGGCACTGCCCAACGTCACCCATGGCGTCCACCACGGCATCGTCGAGGACCTGCCGTATGGATCCCGTTATGGTTTCCGGCCCGCATCCGGCGAGCAGTCCCTGCCCTTCGCAGCGCCCACCAGCGAAATTGAGGGCGACGCCGGCCAGCCGCTGCTGCTTGATCCCTACGGCCGCGCCGTGGACCAGCAGGACGGCTTCCTTGCCAGCGTGCGCATGGCAGGCGCCTACGACTGGGGAACCGACCAGCGGCTGCGGCTGCCGTGGCGCAACACGATCATCTATGAGGCCCACGTCCGGGGACAAAGCATGCTCCACCCCGACGTCCCCGAAGAACTCCGGGGAACCTACGCAGGCATGGCCCACCCCGCCATTATCGAGCACCTCACAAGCCTGGGCGTCAGCTCGGTGCAGCTGCTGCCGGTGCACTTCCACTTGGACGAGCCACACCTGCAGGACCTGGGACTAACCAATTACTGGGGCTACAACACGGCGGCCTTCTTCGCCCTGCATCCGGGCTATGCAACGCGCGCCGCCCAGAAGGCCGGGCCGCAGGCTGTCCAGGACGAGTTCAAGTCAATGGTCAAGCACCTCCATGCCGCCGGGCTGGAAGTCATTTTGGACGTCGTCTACAACCACACGGCCGAGGGCGGCCCCGACGGGCAGACCCTGAGCTTCCGCGGGTTGGGCGAGCAGGCGTACTACCGCACCGACGGGCACGGGAGATACGTGGACACCACGGGCTGCGGAAACAGCCTGAACTTCGGCGAGCCCCGCGTGGTCCAGATGGTCCTCGACTCCCTCCGGTACTGGGTGGATGAGTTCCACATTGACGGCTTCCGCTTCGACCTCGCAGTGACCCTCTGCCGGAACGCGGCCAACGAGTTTGACCCGCGGCACCCGTTCCTGGTTGCGGTCGCCGCCGATCCTGTCCTGTCCGACGTGAAGCTGATTGCCGAACCCTGGGACGTGGGCTACGGCGGCTGGCAGACCGGACGTTTTCCGGTCGGCTGGGTCGACTGGAATGACCATTTCCGGGACGCGCTCCGTTCGTTCTGGCTCACCGACCGCGCCGCCCTGGATGCTGGCGGCCACGGCGGGCCCCTCGCCAAGCTCGCGGACTCGCTGTCCGGTTCCGCCGCCCTCTTCCAGCCTTCCGGACGCTCCCGCCTGGCGTCAGTCAACTTCATCACCTCCCACGACGGTTTTACGCTCAATGACCTGGTCTCCTTTGACCGCAAGCACAACGAGGCCAATGGCGAGGAGAACAGGGACGGGCACGGGGATAACCGAAGCTACAACCACGGCGTGGAAGGTCCTACCGAGGACGGCACGATCCTCGCCAAGCGGGCCCAGTCCCGCCGCAATCTGATGGCGTCCATGCTGGTTTCCCTGGGCGTTCCCATGATCACCGCCGGCGACGAACTTGCCCGGACCCAGCAGGGAAACAACAATGCCTACTGCCAGGACAACTCCCTCGCGTGGCTGGACTGGACCCGTACTCCCGAGTCTCACGAAATGCTCCGCAGCACCAAGCGTTACATCCGCCTGCGCAAGGAGTTCCTCGCGGCCCAGCCCCACGATTTCCCTGTCCTCGACGAGCAGTCCTACCTGTACTGGTTCGACCAGAACGGCCACCCGATGTCCATGGAACGCTGGAACGATCCCCACAACCGCGTGGTGCAGCTCCTCCTGGGCTCGGACAACGGCGGCTTTGCCGGGTTGATGGTGGTCAACGGCAGCGCTTCGGACCTGCAGTTCACGCTGCCGCGCGTCACGGCCGGGGCCACAGCCCTGCGCATGTTCGAGCTCCGGCTGACTACCTCGCCACTGCATGAGGAACGCCAGGGCGGGCAGGTTGCCGCAGGGGAAAAGGACCTCGTGGAGGCCTATTCCATCAGCATCTACCGCAGCTAGGCACGGGGGATTTCCACAATGCGCCACCGTTCCGTCCTGCCCCTGTTGCTGGCGGGCCTGGTGCTGCTCGCTTTCCTGGCCTTCGGCGGCACGGGATTCCTCGGCCAGTTGACGGAAGATACGACGCCGGAGGGCACCTCCAGTGCCGTGCCTGCGCCCAGCGCCGCACCCGGGACCAGCGCCTCTCCTGGACAGGTCAACCCTTCGGGGCTGCCGGAGGTTCGTGAGTCCGCGCTCCCCGCGGAGGGACGCAGGGTTCTCGAACTCATCCGCGCGGGCGGACCGTACCGCTACAGCCAGGACGGCCAGCCCTTCGGTAACTTCGAGCGCATCCTGCCACGGCGGGACAGGGGGTATTACCGCGAGTACACAGTGCCGACTCCCGGGGAATCGGACAGGGGAGCGCGCCGCATCGTGGCCGGCGCTGACGGCGAGAAATACTACACGGACGATCACTACGAGTCATTCAAATACATAGCGGAAGGCAGCTAAGCATAGCCATGAAGATCTACTCCGGCGACACCTGGACCCTTGAGGAACTGCAGGAGCAGGTGGCCGACGCGGGACGCCGCAGCCTGGTGGTTCCCGCAGCTGACAGCAAGAAGGCTGTCCTGGAAACCTTCGGCGAGGTCCTCAACTTTCCGGAACACTACGGCGTCAACCTCGACGCGCTCAATGATTCACTGCATGACTTCGCGGACAGCATCACGGACAACGGCAACGCTCCGGTCACGGTCCTGTGGCAGGTGGCTGCGCCGTTCCGCAGTGACAGGGCGTTCGGGATCATCTGCGAAATCCTCCAGGACGCCGAGCGCTACGCGGGCAAGGACCTGGCCGTCACCGCCGTCCTGCTTTAACGCCGTCCCGCTTTAGGAGCGCTCTTCCTGGCCGGTGTAGGTCGCCAGAAGATCCAGGGCCCGGCCGCCGTTCTCCTCTTCAGCCAGCGCCGTGCGCATGCTTTCCGCCTTCTCCCGGCCGGCAGGGAATGGGGGCAGCAAGGGAACTTCCGGGTCCGTCAGCACTTCGATCACCACGGGGCGGTCCGCGGCGAACGCCTGCTCCCACGCCTCCCCGATGAGGTCCGGGTCCTCAACCCGGATGCCTTTCAGGCCCAGCAGGTCTGCGTAGCCTGCAAAAGGAAAGTCCGGCAGCTCCTGGCTTGCCGCGAACCGCGGTTCGCCCTCGGACTCCCGCTGCTCCCATGTCACCTCGGTGAGTTCCCTGTTGTTGAACACGCAGACCACGAAGCGCGGATCGGCCCACTGCCGCCAACGGTGGGCGACCGTCACAAGTTCGGCGATGCCAATCATCTGCATGGCGCCGTCACCTGCCAAGGCCACTACCGGCCGGTCCGGATGCGCCAGTTTTGCCGCAATGCCGTAGGGGAGCGAACATCCCATGCTGGCCAAGGTTCCGGACAGGTGCGCCGGGACGCCCGGCGGAAGGACCAGCTGCCGGGCATACCAGTAAACACAACTGCCGACGTCGATGCTCACCAGGGCGTTCCCGGGCAGCCGGTCGTTCAGTTCCCGGACCACCCGCTCGGGATTCACCGGGCTCGCCGGGACGGCAGCCCTTTCCCCGGCCAAAGCCCGCCAGCGGGAGACTTCCCGCTCAACGTCGGTCCGCCATTGCCCTGGGCCGCGAGGTTGCAGCCTTTGATTCAGGGCCCGCAGCGCCAAAGCGGCGTCGCCCGCCAAACCCACCTCAACCGGGTAGCGGTTGCCGATCTTCCGCTCGTCGATGTCGATCTGGACAGCCCGGGCTGAGCCGGGCGGAGGATAGAACTCCGTCCAGGGATCGTTGGAGCCCACAATAAGCAGCGCATCGCAGTTGCCCAGCAGGTGCGCGCTGGCGGTGGTTCCCAGGTGTCCCATGGTGCCTGCCGCAAACGGCAGGGTCTCATCCATATAGGGCTTGCCCAGCAGGCTGGTGGCAATTCCGGCACCAAGCTTTTCGGCCACCGCCACCACCTCCCCGGCGGCGTGCCGCGCCCCCTGGCCCACGAGCAGGGCAATCCGTTCCGAGGAGTTGAGGAGCTCTGCCGCAGCCTCCAAATCCTGATCCCGGGGCATCCTGGTTGCTGTGCTCCACGAAGGCGCGGTGACCACAATGCCGTGTTCCTGTTCCAGTTCGGGGGCCGGTGCCGACTGGATGTCATGCGGGATGATGACCACGCAGGGTGAGGAGGTGGCCTTGGCTGTGCGGAAAGCCCGGTCCAGGACCATGGGGACCTGCTCCGGTGCGCTGACCTGCTGGACGAACTGGGCGGCCACATCCTTGAACAGGACCGTAAGCTCGATCTCCTGCATATAGGCGGACCCCAGCACGGTGCGGCTTTGTTGCCCTACGATCGCCACAACCGGAACGCCGTCGAGCTTGGCATCGTAGAGCCCGTTCAGCAGGTGGACGGCGCCAGGGCCTTGGGTGGAGGTGACCACTCCCACCCCGCCGGTGTACTTTGCGTGGCCCACGGCCATGAAGGCAGCCGTCTCCTCATGCCGGGCCTGGACGAACTCAACCCTTCCTTCGGCACGGCGCAGTGCGCCCATGAAACCGTTGATCCCGTCGCCGCTGTAGCCGAAGACGCGGTCCACCCCCCAGGTGGTGAGCCGGTCCACGATCACATCGGAGACTGTTCGTTCGGTCATGGGTCCTCCTGCATACGGTTTGACTGCCTGCCGGGACCCTTACCCGCGGAACCCGCGGCTAAGCGTTGACGATCAGTCCCAGCTCGGCCTTCGAAGCGAGGGCGTCGTGCCGCGGCAGGACCCGCACGGTGTAACCGAACGGTCCCGAGCGGTCGATCACCAGCGAGCCGCTGAACAGGTGGCGCCCGCTGCCGAGGTCCTCCTGTACCTTCAGCTCCATCACGGTGATGTCGGTGAGGGTGTCGCTTTCCTCGGCCCGTCCATAGGCCACTTCCACGGATACGTCCTCAGGGGTGAGGCTGTGCAGCGCCACGTACGCGTTGACCTGCAGCGTGTCGCCGATCTGGGGATCCTCGGAGACGCCCACGGAGTCCACGTGCTCCACGTGCACCAGCGGCCATGCCAAACGTACCTTTGCCGTCCAGGCCGCCAGGGTGCGGGCCTGCGAGTAGGAGTTCGCGGAAGCGTTCCGCCCCGCTTCCGCGGCCGGACGGTAGAGGATGTTCACGTAGTCGCGGAGCATGCGTTCGGCGGAGACGGCCGGACCGAGGTGCGAGAGGGTGTGCTTGATCATGGAGACCCAATGCGTGGGCACCTTCTCGGCCCCCGACGTCGAAGGGCCCGCAGCGCCGGCGCCGGCTGATACCGTGCTGCCGTAGAAGCGCGGGGCCACCTGGGTTTCGAGCAGCTCGTACAAAGCTGCTGCCTCTATGTCGTCGCGTTCCTCCGGTGATGCGCCATTGTTGGCGGTGGGAATCGCCCAGCCGTTTTCGCCGTCGTACATTTCATCCCACCAGCCGTCCAGGACGGAGAGGTTCAGCGACCCGTTGAGCGCGGCTTTCATGCCGGACGTTCCGCATGCCTCCAGCGGCCGGAGCGGGTTGTTGAGCCAGACGTCGCAGCCCGGGAACAGCGTCCGGGCCATCGCGATGTCGTAGTTGGGCAGGAAGGCGATCCGGTGGCGCACTTCGGGATCGTCGGTGAACCTGACCAGGTCCTGGAT
The Arthrobacter sp. PGP41 genome window above contains:
- the glgX gene encoding glycogen debranching protein GlgX, producing MVMPLFDTASTMDASTAVPLGVSVPRAGSDGTGSNHAGRANVACYAPGVSSLEVVYAAPGGEWRTQALPNVTHGVHHGIVEDLPYGSRYGFRPASGEQSLPFAAPTSEIEGDAGQPLLLDPYGRAVDQQDGFLASVRMAGAYDWGTDQRLRLPWRNTIIYEAHVRGQSMLHPDVPEELRGTYAGMAHPAIIEHLTSLGVSSVQLLPVHFHLDEPHLQDLGLTNYWGYNTAAFFALHPGYATRAAQKAGPQAVQDEFKSMVKHLHAAGLEVILDVVYNHTAEGGPDGQTLSFRGLGEQAYYRTDGHGRYVDTTGCGNSLNFGEPRVVQMVLDSLRYWVDEFHIDGFRFDLAVTLCRNAANEFDPRHPFLVAVAADPVLSDVKLIAEPWDVGYGGWQTGRFPVGWVDWNDHFRDALRSFWLTDRAALDAGGHGGPLAKLADSLSGSAALFQPSGRSRLASVNFITSHDGFTLNDLVSFDRKHNEANGEENRDGHGDNRSYNHGVEGPTEDGTILAKRAQSRRNLMASMLVSLGVPMITAGDELARTQQGNNNAYCQDNSLAWLDWTRTPESHEMLRSTKRYIRLRKEFLAAQPHDFPVLDEQSYLYWFDQNGHPMSMERWNDPHNRVVQLLLGSDNGGFAGLMVVNGSASDLQFTLPRVTAGATALRMFELRLTTSPLHEERQGGQVAAGEKDLVEAYSISIYRS
- a CDS encoding ribonuclease domain-containing protein gives rise to the protein MRHRSVLPLLLAGLVLLAFLAFGGTGFLGQLTEDTTPEGTSSAVPAPSAAPGTSASPGQVNPSGLPEVRESALPAEGRRVLELIRAGGPYRYSQDGQPFGNFERILPRRDRGYYREYTVPTPGESDRGARRIVAGADGEKYYTDDHYESFKYIAEGS
- a CDS encoding barstar family protein produces the protein MKIYSGDTWTLEELQEQVADAGRRSLVVPAADSKKAVLETFGEVLNFPEHYGVNLDALNDSLHDFADSITDNGNAPVTVLWQVAAPFRSDRAFGIICEILQDAERYAGKDLAVTAVLL
- a CDS encoding thiamine pyrophosphate-requiring protein, which produces MTERTVSDVIVDRLTTWGVDRVFGYSGDGINGFMGALRRAEGRVEFVQARHEETAAFMAVGHAKYTGGVGVVTSTQGPGAVHLLNGLYDAKLDGVPVVAIVGQQSRTVLGSAYMQEIELTVLFKDVAAQFVQQVSAPEQVPMVLDRAFRTAKATSSPCVVIIPHDIQSAPAPELEQEHGIVVTAPSWSTATRMPRDQDLEAAAELLNSSERIALLVGQGARHAAGEVVAVAEKLGAGIATSLLGKPYMDETLPFAAGTMGHLGTTASAHLLGNCDALLIVGSNDPWTEFYPPPGSARAVQIDIDERKIGNRYPVEVGLAGDAALALRALNQRLQPRGPGQWRTDVEREVSRWRALAGERAAVPASPVNPERVVRELNDRLPGNALVSIDVGSCVYWYARQLVLPPGVPAHLSGTLASMGCSLPYGIAAKLAHPDRPVVALAGDGAMQMIGIAELVTVAHRWRQWADPRFVVCVFNNRELTEVTWEQRESEGEPRFAASQELPDFPFAGYADLLGLKGIRVEDPDLIGEAWEQAFAADRPVVIEVLTDPEVPLLPPFPAGREKAESMRTALAEEENGGRALDLLATYTGQEERS